A single region of the Salvia miltiorrhiza cultivar Shanhuang (shh) chromosome 8, IMPLAD_Smil_shh, whole genome shotgun sequence genome encodes:
- the LOC130999856 gene encoding putative inactive disease susceptibility protein LOV1: protein MAEYVVFCVIRSLSELLVYEARHIPELRGRIEVIQMKLRQLQSILEIADARQEVDEGIRNWIAETREVAYDIEDLLLVVLSSSSPSSSTSRRKYSLFREATSLHSLEPKIQLIEAKVSALESDLRVRNIRPRHRGSPNPIARRRQQQRRTYSHFVEDDLVGLDDHVEQLVSRLVNEDSDQVVSITGMGGIGKTTLAKRIYHHHDVREHFHAFAWACVSQQGQPDDVLQRILNKLEPEKRKAISNMRIDDLVEELIHVQRRKRCLIVLDDVWDMDAWDVVFKPVFGNRQASRQVNIKVLLTTRNKEIARYIDLDAPCYLYEQRHLDQEESWELLKKKVSRNLSFAGISLDRKPSSSRSVEEHEYSSGFEDEDAILSRAESFHSCFSDEEDELVSRIHSLSSEDTLQDLRNQMDIERLGKEMVAQCGGLPLAIVVLGGLLMTKSTISEWRTVHQNFNSYLRRGRTYRENGRVHEVLALSYHDLPYQLKPCFLHLGNFPEDSKIPTRKLYQLWLAEGFISHESEEEESIMDVAERFLGELVQRCMVQVRVDEATGRFKSCRLHDLTRELCLVKGKEENFLKKIPLRYEPEPLSTPSPSSIAPSISKTRRLSIAVDCDFDTYFPPRKEMLEYRKENLEHVRSALFFSRLSNRKNLQLALDFVCSELKLLRVLDLERFDFGDKLCKGIGDLLHLRYLSLRGCQLNKLPSSIGNLKYLQTLDLRVPFLVCMTIPNVIWKLTHLKHLYLPPSHECTSKLQLNSLSKLEIMKNFDTRVSDYRDLTKLTKLQKLAAILTLEIDHLAALFNHLKMDSLHIRESSFRIRYDFQSDKELTVLRELVGSAHLQKLDLIGIINRLPEHCHFGRGLTKLTLRSSKLKEDPMTTLEKLPNLHTLTLRKNAFVGNAMCCSSQGFPCLTILELQGLTDLEIWRIEEGAMPNLYCLKIDECIKLRMVPEGIRFIASLRELVIVNMLDAFKSRVQKVQEEGGEDTHIVGHIPSITIADTNRSYMKKLETQLSGKSYYGLFQSFSPLLVPKDWQKS from the exons ATGGCGGAATACGTCGTGTTCTGCGTGATACGCAGCCTGAGCGAGCTGCTGGTCTACGAAGCGAGGCACATCCCGGAGCTCCGCGGCCGAATCGAAGTGATTCAGATGAAGCTCAGGCAGCTGCAATCCATCCTAGAGATCGCCGACGCCAGGCAGGAAGTCGACGAAGGGATTCGCAACTGGATCGCCGAGACAAGAGAAGTCGCCTACGACATCGAAGATCTCCTCCTAGTAGTCCTCTCCTCTTCCTCTCCTTCCTCCTCCACCAGCCGCAGAAAATACAGTCTGTTCAGAGAAGCCACGAGCCTCCACAGTCTGGAGCCGAAAATCCAGCTCATCGAAGCTAAGGTTTCCGCTCTCGAATCAGATTTGCGCGTCAGGAATATTAGGCCGCGCCACAGAGGAAGCCCTAACCCGATCGCGCGGAGACGGCAGCAGCAGAGGAGAACCTACTCGCATTTCGTGGAGGACGATTTGGTAGGGTTAGACGACCACGTCGAGCAATTAGTTTCTCGATTGGTGAACGAGGATTCCGATCAGGTCGTGTCCATCACAGGAATGGGAGGTATAGGCAAAACCACCCTCGCGAAGCGAATTTACCACCACCACGACGTCCGGGAGCATTTCCACGCCTTCGCGTGGGCGTGCGTGTCGCAGCAGGGGCAGCCGGACGACGTGCTGCAGAGGATCCTCAACAAGCTCGAACCGGAGAAGAGGAAGGCAATCAGCAATATGAGGATTGATGATCTCGTTGAGGAGCTTATTCATGTGCAGAGGAGGAAGAGATGCCTCATCGTGCTTGATGATGTTTGGGACATGGACGCCTGGGATGTAGTGTTCAAACCTGTCTTCGGCAACAGGCAAGCGAGCAGGCAAGTGAACATTAAAGTGTTGCTCACGACGCGGAACAAAGAAATCGCGCGTTACATAGATTTGGATGCTCCATGTTATCTGTATGAGCAGAGGCATTTGGATCAAGAGGAGAGCTGGGAACTGCTTAAGAAGAAAGTCTCCCGCAATCTGAGTTTTGCAG GTATTTCACTTGATAGAAAGCCTAGCAGCAGCAGGTCTGTAGAAGAGCACGAGTACTCGTCTGGCTTCGAGGACGAGGATGCAATATTATCACGAGCAGAAAGCTTTCACTCGTGCTTCAGTGACGAGGAGGATGAACTCGTGAGTCGGATTCACAGTTTAAGTTCTGAAGATACACTTCAAG ATCTCAGAAATCAAATGGACATCGAAAGACTAGGAAAGGAGATGGTTGCACAGTGTGGAGGATTGCCACTAGCAATAGTTGTGCTTGGAGGACTCCTCATGACAAAGTCCACCATAAGCGAGTGGAGAACAGTGCATCAAAATTTCAATTCCTATTTACGGAGAGGAAGAACTTATCGAGAGAATGGAAGAGTTCATGAGGTATTAGCTCTAAGTTACCACGATCTGCCTTATCAGCTCAAACCGTGTTTTCTGCATTTAGGCAACTTCCCGGAGGATTCCAAAATTCCCACCCGGAAGCTGTACCAGTTGTGGTTGGCTGAAGGCTTCATATCACATGAATCTGAGGAAGAGGAATCCATCATGGACGTAGCAGAAAGATTTCTAGGAGAACTCGTGCAAAGGTGCATGGTCCAAGTGAGAGTAGATGAAGCTACTGGTAGGTTCAAGTCTTGTCGACTTCATGACCTTACCCGAGAATTATGCCTTGTCAAGGGTAAGGAGGAAAACTTCCTAAAAAAAATTCCTCTACGGTATGAACCTGAACCACTAAGCACACCCTCCCCATCATCTATAGCACCATCAATCAGTAAAACACGCAGGCTTTCCATTGCTGTTGATTGTGATTTTGACACTTATTTTCCTCCTAGAAAGGAGATGCTTGAGTACAGAAAGGAGAACCTTGAACATGTTAGATCAGCATTGTTCTTTTCCAGGCTCAGCAACCGAAAAAATCTTCAGCTGGCACTGGACTTTGTTTGCAGTGAGCTCAAACTTTTAAGAGTGTTGGATCTCGAAAGGTTCGACTTTGGAGATAAGCTATGTAAGGGTATAGGAGATTTGCTTCACCTCAGGTACCTTAGTTTAAGAGGCTGTCAGCTAAACAAATTGCCATCGTCCATCGGCAATTTGAAGTACTTGCAAACACTTGACCTTAGGGTACCTTTCCTTGTATGCATGACCATCCCCAACGTCATATGGAAGCTGACTCATTTGAAACATCTCTATCTCCCTCCATCACACGAGTGCACCAGCAAACTGCAGCTAAACAGCTTGAGCAAGTTGGAAATCATGAAGAACTTTGATACCAGGGTTTCGGATTATAGAGATCTCACCAAGTTAACTAAGCTTCAGAAACTTGCTGCAATCTTAACTTTGGAAATAGACCATCTGGCAGCACTATTCAATCACCTCAAGATGGATTCTTTGCATATCAGAGAGTCCTCTTTCCGTATCCGCTATGATTTTCAGTCGGATAAAGAGCTGACTGTTTTGAGAGAGCTAGTAGGATCAGCCCATCTTCAGAAACTGGATCTGATTGGCATTATAAACAGGCTACCAGAGCATTGCCATTTTGGTCGAGGCCTCACGAAGTTAACTCTGAGGAGCAGCAAACTGAAGGAAGATCCTATGACTACTCTAGAAAAGCTCCCTAATCTGCATACATTGACACTACGCAAGAACGCATTTGTGGGGAATGCGATGTGCTGTTCTTCTCAGGGTTTCCCTTGTCTCACTATTCTGGAGCTCCAGGGGCTTACTGACTTGGAGATATGGAGAATAGAGGAAGGAGCTATGCCTAACCTTTATTGTTTAAAGATCGATGAATGCATAAAGTTGAGGATGGTTCCGGAAGGAATCAGATTCATCGCTTCACTTAGGGAATTAGTGATTGTCAACATGCTCGATGCCTTCAAGAGCAGGGTTCAAAAGGTGCAGGAGGAAGGGGGAGAGGACACTCATATAGTCGGGCACATTCCATCGATCACCATTGCTGACACAAACAGATCTTACATGAAAAAACTTGAGACTCAGCTATCAG GAAAATCCTACTATGGACTTTTCCAAAGTTTTTCTCCATTGCTGGTACCTAAGGATTGGCAGAAGTCATGA
- the LOC130999859 gene encoding cyanate hydratase → MEAVSMKARMVAELQAVKRISGKTYGQIADETGLTNVYVAQLLRRQAQLKPSTAPLLRAALPALTEDLLREMMQPPLRSYDPNLIQDPTVYRLNEAIMHFGESIKEIINEDFGDGIMSAIDFYCSVDKVKGVDGKDRVVLTFDGKYLPHTEQTTEHMVSRVKKQEQQDGKPKLS, encoded by the exons ATGGAAGCCGTGAGCATGAAAGCGAGGATGGTGGCAGAGCTCCAAGCCGTGAAGCGGATATCGGGGAAGACGTACGGGCAGATTGCGGATGAGACCGGCTTGACCAACGTCTACGTGGCTCAGCTCCTCCGCCGCCAAGCTCAGCTCAAGCCCTCCACCGCCCCTCTCCTCCGCGCCGCCCTCCCCGCCCTCACCGAAGACCTCCTCCGCGAAATGATGCAACCGCCCCTCCGCTCCTACGATCCCAACTTAATTCAGGATCCCACCGTTTATAG ATTGAATGAAGCAATCATGCATTTCGGAGAGAGCATTAAAGAGATCATCAATGAAGATTTTGGCGACGGCAT CATGTCCGCCATCGACTTCTACTGCTCAGTCGACAAAGTGAAAGGTGTAGATGGAAAGGATCGCGTTGTTTTGACCTTTGACGGGAAGTATCTTCCACACACTGAGCAG ACTACTGAGCATATGGTATCAAGAGTGAAAAAGCAAGAACAACAAGATGGCAAACCAAAGTTATCGTAG